In Mixta intestinalis, the following are encoded in one genomic region:
- a CDS encoding Hcp family type VI secretion system effector: protein MAIDMFMKVDGVTGESQDSNHKGWTDINSFSWGAAQPGNMAVGGGGGAGKVNFKDLQVTALIDKSTTAILKHCSSGKHLTKVEVSVCKAGGQQVEYARITLEDVLVTNIEYTGADNGDTVGVNYTFQASRVKQQYWEQTASGGKGAESSAGWNIKENKEM from the coding sequence ATGGCTATTGATATGTTCATGAAAGTTGATGGCGTTACCGGTGAGTCGCAGGACTCAAATCATAAAGGATGGACGGATATCAATTCTTTTTCCTGGGGCGCTGCTCAGCCAGGTAATATGGCTGTCGGCGGCGGAGGTGGTGCAGGGAAAGTAAACTTTAAGGATTTACAAGTTACTGCTTTAATTGATAAATCAACTACTGCAATTTTAAAACATTGTTCTAGCGGAAAACACCTTACTAAAGTTGAAGTATCAGTATGTAAAGCTGGTGGTCAACAGGTAGAATACGCGCGTATTACACTTGAAGATGTCTTGGTTACAAATATCGAGTATACCGGTGCAGATAACGGTGATACGGTCGGTGTTAACTACACGTTCCAGGCATCTCGTGTGAAACAACAATATTGGGAACAAACTGCTTCCGGTGGTAAAGGTGCTGAAAGCAGTGCAGGCTGGAATATTAAAGAAAATAAAGAGATGTAA
- the tagH gene encoding type VI secretion system-associated FHA domain protein TagH: MRFTIITIKPGHQPPQSSCDFSPPGGTIGRGVDNNLVLPDNDRTISRLQAIVHVSAAGECRITNRGNVTRVELNDIPLERGREVELQDGDILGIDEYRLLVSDPAAARQPTAQGAAPIARPVAQAAAPQARPIAQATEQAPRPAAQVADPLARPAAQTARPIAQATEPTVAPAAQIADPLAYLADEAIAPEPNPAPTASVMPQPEAAPAEPVGNTAAVPSEIWDSLAKEFSISDSISASPADGVAALDGAHPLTAPQAENRNPENPLAQFEAMESLSLDRRDKTPDSLFEKDELFQSDSIFNDSTPSTLMQSPAEKMPQPESKTEDSDPLALFGAGAAASSQLDSDDPLGLMMSGAVPLSHPDDEPSAASPEMNAAPSVIYMPPPEETPVAAPVTSAPETDLFSGLGDISGSPLFLDEPPPAAKDAGAMNKPQPDVSPYAPSVAAQTETDFEPSAPPAPEAPDYSGITLPTPQAVQRSAAPPPKGRLRIDPVSTSSKQPQPTSASGETLQGELLQALLDGMGLNDMQPTPHFDGENMQQLGQMLGMFSQGTVALLSSRSILKRGVKADMTVILDDANNPFKLLPSGKTVLMQMFGSRMPGFMPPKQAVRDALVDLQAHQLGMIAGIRAIIAAMLQSFNPQQLEEEARQEGVTSRLSLRGSRKAALWEYFTRRYNETAGEIEDDFHTLFGEAFLHAYDMEVNQYKDSQTSTDE, from the coding sequence ATGCGCTTTACGATTATAACGATTAAACCGGGGCACCAGCCGCCGCAAAGTAGCTGTGATTTTTCACCGCCCGGCGGCACGATTGGCCGTGGGGTAGATAACAACCTGGTGCTGCCCGATAACGACCGCACAATATCGCGTTTGCAGGCGATTGTGCATGTCAGTGCCGCTGGCGAATGCCGAATTACCAACCGTGGCAACGTGACGCGCGTTGAGCTGAATGATATTCCGCTGGAGCGCGGTCGTGAGGTTGAATTACAGGATGGCGATATTCTCGGCATTGATGAATATCGTCTCCTGGTTAGCGATCCTGCCGCTGCGAGGCAACCTACCGCTCAGGGCGCTGCACCCATAGCCCGCCCTGTGGCACAGGCCGCAGCGCCGCAGGCTCGTCCAATAGCGCAAGCCACTGAACAGGCACCCCGTCCAGCGGCACAGGTTGCCGATCCTTTAGCTCGTCCGGCAGCTCAGACGGCTCGTCCAATAGCGCAGGCAACTGAACCGACAGTTGCTCCCGCAGCGCAAATTGCCGATCCGTTAGCGTACCTGGCAGACGAGGCGATCGCACCAGAACCGAATCCGGCACCGACGGCATCGGTTATGCCTCAGCCTGAAGCTGCGCCAGCGGAGCCTGTTGGCAACACGGCAGCAGTGCCCAGCGAAATCTGGGATAGCCTGGCAAAAGAGTTCTCTATATCTGACAGCATCTCCGCCAGTCCCGCTGACGGAGTCGCGGCATTGGATGGCGCGCATCCACTGACTGCACCACAGGCGGAAAATCGTAATCCGGAAAATCCGCTGGCGCAGTTTGAGGCCATGGAATCCCTTAGCCTCGATCGTCGTGATAAAACGCCTGATTCACTGTTCGAAAAAGATGAGCTGTTTCAATCAGACAGCATTTTTAATGACAGCACGCCCAGCACCTTAATGCAGTCCCCGGCTGAAAAAATGCCGCAGCCGGAAAGCAAAACGGAGGATAGCGATCCGCTGGCGCTGTTTGGTGCTGGCGCTGCCGCCTCGTCTCAGCTAGACAGTGACGATCCGCTTGGCCTGATGATGAGCGGTGCGGTGCCGCTGTCACATCCTGATGACGAGCCGTCAGCCGCCTCCCCGGAAATGAACGCGGCACCGTCGGTCATCTATATGCCGCCACCGGAGGAAACACCGGTCGCCGCGCCGGTCACTTCCGCGCCTGAAACGGATTTGTTCAGCGGTCTGGGTGATATCAGCGGTTCGCCGCTGTTTCTTGATGAGCCACCGCCCGCAGCCAAAGACGCTGGTGCGATGAATAAACCGCAGCCGGACGTGTCGCCGTATGCGCCTTCTGTGGCGGCACAGACAGAAACGGATTTCGAGCCCTCTGCGCCACCAGCGCCTGAAGCCCCGGACTACAGCGGTATTACATTGCCGACGCCGCAGGCGGTACAGCGCAGTGCCGCGCCGCCGCCGAAAGGGCGCTTGCGTATCGATCCGGTTTCTACCTCCAGCAAACAGCCACAGCCAACTTCCGCCAGCGGTGAAACGCTCCAGGGCGAACTGTTACAGGCGCTGCTGGATGGCATGGGGCTGAACGATATGCAGCCCACGCCGCATTTTGATGGGGAAAATATGCAACAGCTGGGGCAGATGCTCGGCATGTTCTCGCAGGGGACGGTAGCGCTGCTGTCGTCGCGATCGATCCTTAAGCGCGGCGTTAAGGCAGATATGACCGTCATTCTTGATGATGCGAATAACCCGTTCAAGCTGTTGCCATCGGGAAAAACCGTGCTGATGCAGATGTTCGGTAGCCGTATGCCAGGCTTTATGCCGCCAAAGCAGGCGGTGCGCGATGCGCTGGTCGACTTGCAGGCGCACCAGCTGGGCATGATCGCCGGTATCCGCGCGATTATTGCGGCGATGCTGCAATCGTTTAATCCGCAGCAGCTGGAAGAGGAGGCCCGTCAGGAAGGCGTCACCTCACGCCTGTCGCTGCGCGGCAGCCGTAAGGCGGCGCTGTGGGAATATTTTACCCGTCGCTATAACGAAACGGCTGGCGAAATTGAAGATGACTTCCACACGCTGTTCGGCGAAGCCTTTTTGCACGCTTACGACATGGAAGTTAACCAGTATAAAGATTCACAGACCTCCACGGACGAATGA
- the tssC gene encoding type VI secretion system contractile sheath large subunit, which translates to MSKSSQQRHQQQQQQQQAQQQTWSQDEFSALLNKEFRPKSDQARAAVESAVKTLAQQALENSVTVSNDAYRTIQSLIAEIDEKLSRQVNQIIHHEDFQKLEGAWRGLSYLVNNTETDEMLKIRFMSISKQELGRTLKRYKGVGWDQSPIFKKIYEEEYGQFGGEPFGCLVGDYYFDHSPPDVELLSEMARIGAAAHCPFITGAAPSVMQMETWQELANPRDLTKIFQNTEYAAWRSLRESEDARYLGLVMPRFLSRLPYGIRTNPVDSFDFEEETEGANHSNYTWTNAAYAMAANINRSFKEYGWCTSIRGVESGGAVENLPCHTFPSDDGGVDMKCPTEIAISDRREAELAKNGFMPLVHRKNSDFAAFIGAQSLQKPAEYHDADATANARLAARLPYLFACCRFAHYLKCIVRDKIGSFREREDMERWLNDWVMNYVDGDPANSSQESKARKPLASAEVMVTEIEDNPGYYAAKFFLRPHYQLEGLTVSLRLVSKLPSLKTNDA; encoded by the coding sequence ATGAGCAAATCATCACAGCAACGACATCAACAACAGCAGCAACAGCAACAGGCACAGCAGCAAACCTGGAGCCAGGATGAATTCAGCGCGTTGCTGAACAAAGAGTTTCGTCCGAAAAGCGACCAGGCGCGCGCTGCGGTAGAAAGCGCGGTGAAAACGCTGGCGCAGCAGGCGCTGGAAAACAGCGTCACCGTTTCTAACGACGCTTACCGCACCATTCAGTCGCTGATCGCTGAGATCGATGAAAAGCTATCGCGTCAGGTTAACCAGATCATTCATCACGAAGATTTTCAGAAGCTGGAAGGCGCGTGGCGCGGGCTGAGCTATCTGGTTAATAATACTGAAACTGATGAGATGCTGAAAATCCGCTTTATGAGCATCTCTAAGCAGGAGCTGGGACGTACGCTAAAACGCTATAAAGGCGTAGGCTGGGATCAAAGCCCGATCTTCAAAAAAATCTATGAAGAAGAATATGGGCAGTTCGGCGGCGAGCCGTTTGGCTGCCTGGTTGGTGATTACTATTTTGATCACAGCCCGCCGGATGTGGAACTGCTGAGCGAGATGGCGCGCATTGGCGCGGCGGCGCACTGTCCGTTTATTACCGGTGCAGCACCGAGTGTGATGCAGATGGAAACCTGGCAGGAGCTGGCGAACCCGCGCGATCTGACCAAGATTTTCCAGAACACCGAATATGCTGCCTGGCGCAGCCTGCGTGAGTCGGAAGATGCGCGTTACCTGGGGCTGGTGATGCCGCGCTTCCTGTCGCGTCTGCCGTATGGTATCCGTACCAATCCGGTGGACAGCTTCGATTTTGAAGAAGAAACCGAGGGCGCGAACCACAGTAACTATACCTGGACCAACGCCGCTTACGCGATGGCGGCTAACATCAACCGCTCGTTCAAAGAGTACGGTTGGTGTACCTCTATTCGCGGTGTGGAATCGGGGGGAGCGGTGGAAAACCTGCCGTGTCACACCTTCCCCAGCGATGATGGCGGCGTGGACATGAAGTGCCCGACGGAAATCGCCATCAGCGATCGCCGTGAAGCCGAGCTGGCAAAAAACGGCTTTATGCCGCTGGTGCATCGCAAGAACTCAGACTTTGCTGCATTTATTGGCGCGCAGTCTTTGCAGAAACCGGCTGAGTATCACGACGCCGATGCTACCGCCAATGCGCGTCTTGCCGCTCGTCTGCCATATTTGTTTGCCTGCTGCCGCTTCGCTCACTACCTGAAGTGTATCGTGCGCGACAAAATTGGTTCTTTCCGCGAACGCGAAGATATGGAGCGCTGGCTGAACGACTGGGTGATGAATTATGTGGATGGCGATCCGGCCAACTCTTCGCAGGAAAGCAAAGCGCGTAAGCCGCTGGCTTCGGCGGAAGTGATGGTTACGGAAATCGAAGATAATCCTGGCTACTACGCTGCGAAATTCTTCCTGCGTCCACACTATCAGCTGGAAGGGTTAACCGTTTCGCTGCGCCTGGTTTCTAAACTGCCTTCACTGAAAACCAACGATGCGTAA
- a CDS encoding N-acetylmuramidase domain-containing protein, which yields MARINESVGKGQRNLYGDVITVQTLLNKNSKITTPGTKLVVDGAIGQKTIARIIMFQKEVVKLLQPDGVISPNGITMRNLVLHSSFHTNMDNSPRANSISHDQYVKAARILSCEVAAIKAVVLSETPRGAFDEKGRPIILYERHYFHCLTKGKYDSNPKISHKSAGGYGKYSEQYIKLYEAIKLDKNAALRSASWGAFQIMGNNYKKAGHHNIESFIEAMNTIEGQLDAFINFILNTPSLKYALQNKQWATFAAIYNGPKYKENNYDVKMARNYRLALELNSY from the coding sequence ATGGCCAGAATTAATGAGTCAGTAGGGAAAGGTCAGCGTAATTTATATGGGGATGTTATTACAGTACAAACTTTGCTGAATAAAAATAGCAAAATAACAACCCCGGGAACTAAGTTAGTGGTTGATGGAGCTATTGGTCAAAAAACTATCGCTAGAATAATCATGTTTCAAAAGGAAGTGGTTAAACTCCTTCAGCCTGATGGAGTTATTTCTCCCAACGGAATAACAATGAGAAATTTGGTTTTACATTCTTCTTTTCATACAAACATGGATAATAGTCCTCGGGCTAACAGTATCAGCCATGATCAATACGTAAAGGCTGCACGAATTCTATCTTGCGAAGTAGCTGCTATAAAGGCAGTTGTTCTTTCCGAAACACCGAGAGGTGCTTTTGATGAAAAAGGGCGTCCAATTATTTTGTATGAGCGACATTATTTTCATTGTTTGACAAAAGGGAAATATGACTCTAACCCTAAAATTTCTCATAAAAGTGCGGGAGGCTATGGTAAATATAGTGAGCAATATATAAAATTATACGAGGCTATTAAGCTTGATAAAAATGCCGCATTAAGATCAGCTTCTTGGGGAGCATTCCAAATAATGGGGAATAATTATAAAAAAGCAGGGCATCATAATATTGAGTCATTTATAGAGGCAATGAATACAATAGAAGGACAACTGGATGCTTTTATAAATTTTATTCTTAACACACCCTCTTTGAAATATGCTTTGCAAAATAAGCAATGGGCCACTTTTGCTGCTATTTATAATGGTCCAAAGTATAAAGAAAATAACTATGATGTTAAAATGGCTCGCAATTATAGATTGGCTTTGGAATTAAATTCTTACTAA
- a CDS encoding PP2C family protein-serine/threonine phosphatase: MNITLASMSNQGSRESNQDQTGDIVGDRSACFVVCDGVAGFPGGDLAAKLARNTIIEQFDGAEHLDAQQIRLYVNNANRAIRQQQKKERDYSRMGTTLVSLFIDRDYQLACWAHAGDSRLYLFRRGYLYYVTTDHSLIQQMKDAGHQTEGINSNLLYFALGMGDEERDASYSDIVPLEDGDAFLLCTDGFWHGVSQQQMQQSLHMVKTPEEWLTLMHQAIKNNEEQQEGEQDNYSALAVWIGSPQDTTLLHSLSEAAQFIPLRD, encoded by the coding sequence ATGAATATCACCCTTGCCTCAATGTCGAATCAGGGATCGCGCGAGAGCAACCAGGATCAGACCGGCGATATCGTGGGCGATCGCTCAGCCTGTTTTGTCGTCTGCGACGGCGTTGCCGGTTTTCCCGGTGGCGACCTGGCTGCGAAGCTGGCGCGTAACACCATTATTGAGCAGTTTGACGGCGCGGAGCATCTCGATGCGCAGCAGATTCGGCTGTACGTTAACAATGCCAATCGGGCAATTCGTCAGCAGCAGAAAAAAGAACGCGACTACAGCCGTATGGGCACCACGCTGGTCAGCCTGTTTATCGATCGCGATTATCAGCTGGCCTGCTGGGCGCACGCGGGCGACAGCCGCCTCTATCTCTTCCGACGCGGCTATCTCTATTACGTCACCACCGATCACAGCCTGATCCAGCAAATGAAGGATGCCGGGCATCAAACCGAAGGAATTAACAGCAATTTGCTCTATTTCGCGCTGGGCATGGGCGATGAGGAACGCGATGCCAGCTACAGCGATATCGTACCGCTTGAAGATGGCGATGCGTTTTTGCTCTGTACTGATGGCTTCTGGCACGGCGTTTCACAGCAGCAGATGCAGCAGTCGCTGCATATGGTCAAAACCCCGGAAGAGTGGCTGACGCTGATGCATCAGGCGATAAAAAATAATGAAGAACAGCAGGAAGGAGAGCAGGACAACTACAGTGCTCTGGCCGTTTGGATCGGATCGCCACAGGACACTACGCTGCTGCATTCCCTCTCTGAAGCGGCGCAGTTTATCCCTCTTCGCGATTAA
- a CDS encoding lysozyme inhibitor LprI family protein: protein MKKISTVLLSSLLFVSLSAFSANQYQTGENNSDVSCKIQAAKGAEAELHQAYTQARERITASLEVDKNLLAEHLLLLHDSQTGWLKYRDGQCKIEAFIAEVQSVAYEVIKKGCIEKLNKDRIYQLNNMPYE, encoded by the coding sequence ATGAAGAAAATATCAACCGTGCTACTTAGTTCTCTTTTATTCGTTTCTTTAAGCGCTTTCAGTGCTAATCAATACCAGACCGGGGAAAACAATTCTGACGTAAGCTGCAAAATTCAGGCGGCAAAGGGGGCTGAGGCAGAACTACATCAGGCTTATACCCAGGCAAGGGAAAGAATTACCGCTTCTTTGGAGGTAGATAAAAATTTACTGGCAGAACATTTGTTATTACTTCACGATTCTCAAACAGGATGGTTAAAGTATCGTGATGGACAATGTAAAATAGAGGCATTCATCGCTGAGGTACAATCTGTTGCTTATGAAGTAATCAAAAAAGGTTGCATAGAAAAATTAAATAAAGACAGAATTTACCAGTTAAATAATATGCCTTATGAATAG
- the tssE gene encoding type VI secretion system baseplate subunit TssE, with protein sequence MRNDDKRQHGDSGELLRGGYRHRKDQSSLNVRDKLQPSLLDRLTDLEPAKRQESASQRLISHSTLRRHVLRDLQWLFNTINNEAQHDLDAFAEVRRSVLNFGVSPLAGQRMSDIEWNDVQSKLTEAIVNFEPRILPQGLQVRCISDTKSLDLHNVLSIEIKGRLWCVPYPLEFLFRTDVDLENGYFELKDVG encoded by the coding sequence ATGCGTAACGACGACAAACGCCAGCACGGCGACAGTGGCGAGCTGCTGCGTGGCGGCTATCGTCATCGCAAGGATCAAAGCAGCCTCAACGTGCGCGATAAGCTACAGCCGTCGCTGCTGGATCGTCTGACGGATCTTGAGCCTGCTAAGCGTCAGGAGAGCGCCAGCCAGCGGCTGATTTCGCACAGTACGCTTCGGCGTCATGTGCTGCGCGATCTGCAATGGCTGTTCAACACCATTAACAACGAAGCGCAGCACGATCTGGACGCGTTTGCCGAAGTACGCCGCTCGGTGCTGAACTTCGGCGTTTCGCCGCTGGCGGGACAACGTATGTCAGATATTGAATGGAACGATGTCCAGAGCAAGCTGACCGAGGCGATCGTTAATTTTGAGCCGCGTATTTTACCGCAGGGCTTACAGGTGCGCTGTATCTCCGATACCAAATCCCTCGACCTGCACAACGTTCTGTCGATTGAAATTAAAGGCCGTCTGTGGTGCGTGCCTTATCCGCTGGAGTTTCTGTTCCGCACCGATGTGGATCTGGAAAACGGCTATTTTGAGCTGAAAGATGTAGGTTAA
- a CDS encoding lysozyme inhibitor LprI family protein: MPSKLSCFNTKCLVLMSFIYTASVQAAEIYIDNFVGKWQVQSVHIDTQRTSRSSVSVEDPMLIGRTLTFTHEKIAGKYLSDPGCERPVLIPQSETSLNKLLALTTGQEGRVDLAKDYLLEEQGNSSVIPFLINCSSGIVGPSVENTGNWLAMLDKHTMLINWDDNSLLKLQKVLPGTPVEPSFNCQDAENITAKTICKSFDLAAWDRSVAAAYEIVEFQIKNIGVDVTESLSALNKEQREWLAERNQCKDDRRCIEGKMVARVSNLMAQAN, translated from the coding sequence ATGCCGAGTAAGCTAAGTTGTTTTAATACCAAATGTTTAGTTTTAATGTCGTTTATTTATACTGCCTCAGTACAAGCAGCGGAAATATACATTGATAATTTTGTTGGTAAGTGGCAGGTTCAAAGCGTACACATTGATACTCAACGAACAAGTCGCTCATCTGTTTCAGTCGAAGATCCCATGCTGATTGGGCGAACGCTAACCTTTACACATGAAAAAATCGCGGGTAAATACCTAAGCGATCCTGGCTGCGAGCGCCCGGTATTAATTCCACAGTCTGAAACCTCGCTCAATAAACTATTGGCTTTAACTACCGGACAGGAAGGACGGGTAGATTTAGCAAAAGATTATTTATTAGAGGAGCAGGGAAACAGTAGTGTTATACCTTTTTTGATTAACTGCTCCAGCGGTATCGTTGGCCCTTCAGTTGAAAATACAGGCAATTGGCTGGCAATGCTGGACAAACACACAATGCTTATCAACTGGGATGATAATTCATTACTGAAATTACAAAAAGTATTGCCTGGTACACCCGTAGAGCCTTCTTTCAACTGCCAGGATGCAGAAAACATTACTGCAAAAACTATCTGTAAATCCTTTGATTTAGCTGCCTGGGATCGTAGCGTTGCTGCTGCCTATGAGATAGTGGAATTCCAGATAAAAAATATCGGTGTTGACGTTACTGAATCATTATCAGCTCTTAACAAAGAACAGCGAGAGTGGCTTGCTGAGAGAAATCAATGCAAAGATGATCGACGCTGTATTGAAGGGAAGATGGTTGCTCGCGTCAGTAATTTAATGGCACAAGCCAATTAG
- a CDS encoding type VI secretion system accessory protein TagJ, giving the protein MNSLNQLLAGRSLDETLTHVEAQIKAAPGDADLRAAFVQLLCLAGNWTRAQTQLKPWLALKPQAQPTVTLLEQAICGELQRAAVFAGQAQPRMPGDAWRWAEQLLAALQADLHGERERAEALRNAALEEAALNPGSALMRDEEQAQPFGWLADGDSRLGPICEMVVNGNYFWVPFSAIVEMRFQAPVSVTDLVWRHTLVRLVDGNEQVCQVPVRYPFTAETKDALRLACLTEWQPLDDGQQHYIGQGQKVFLNDKDEFSLLSLETLTFAASDMVDA; this is encoded by the coding sequence ATGAATTCTTTAAATCAACTGCTGGCGGGAAGGTCGCTGGATGAAACGCTGACGCATGTCGAGGCGCAAATTAAGGCCGCGCCGGGTGATGCCGATCTGCGAGCCGCTTTTGTACAGCTACTCTGCCTGGCGGGGAACTGGACGCGTGCGCAGACGCAGCTTAAGCCCTGGCTGGCGCTGAAGCCGCAGGCACAGCCAACCGTTACGCTGCTGGAGCAGGCGATCTGCGGTGAGCTACAACGCGCGGCGGTTTTTGCCGGACAGGCGCAGCCACGTATGCCGGGCGATGCCTGGCGCTGGGCGGAACAGCTGCTCGCCGCGTTGCAGGCCGATCTTCACGGCGAACGGGAGCGGGCTGAAGCGTTGCGCAACGCCGCGCTGGAGGAAGCGGCGTTAAACCCAGGCAGCGCGTTGATGCGGGATGAGGAACAGGCGCAGCCTTTCGGCTGGCTGGCGGATGGAGATAGCCGTCTTGGCCCGATCTGCGAAATGGTGGTGAATGGCAATTATTTCTGGGTGCCGTTCAGCGCCATCGTCGAGATGCGCTTTCAGGCACCGGTTAGCGTAACCGATCTGGTGTGGCGGCATACGCTGGTGCGGCTGGTGGATGGAAACGAGCAGGTGTGTCAGGTGCCGGTGCGCTATCCCTTCACCGCAGAGACGAAAGATGCGCTGCGGCTGGCGTGCCTGACCGAATGGCAGCCGCTGGACGATGGGCAGCAGCACTATATTGGCCAGGGGCAAAAAGTGTTTCTCAATGATAAAGATGAGTTTTCGCTGTTAAGCCTGGAGACGCTGACTTTCGCTGCCAGCGATATGGTCGATGCGTAA
- the tssB gene encoding type VI secretion system contractile sheath small subunit, translating into MALAKSSGQKFIARNRAPRVQIEYDVEIYGAERKIQLPFIMGVMADLVGKPVDPQPSVDERKFLEIDIDNFDERMKALKPRVAFQAENTLTDEGRLNIDLTFESMEDFSPDAVARKVEPLNKMLEARTQLSNLLTYMDGKNGAEELIAKILQDPTLLKSLGHLAKSDEAAKGDEE; encoded by the coding sequence ATGGCATTAGCAAAATCCAGCGGGCAAAAATTTATCGCCCGCAACCGCGCTCCGCGCGTACAGATTGAGTACGACGTGGAGATTTATGGCGCAGAGCGCAAGATCCAGCTGCCGTTCATTATGGGCGTAATGGCTGACCTGGTGGGTAAACCGGTCGATCCGCAGCCGAGCGTTGATGAACGCAAATTCCTTGAAATTGATATCGACAATTTTGATGAACGTATGAAGGCGCTGAAACCGCGTGTCGCTTTCCAGGCAGAAAATACCCTGACTGATGAAGGGCGGCTGAATATCGATCTGACATTCGAAAGCATGGAAGATTTCTCGCCGGATGCGGTTGCACGCAAAGTCGAGCCGTTAAATAAAATGCTGGAAGCCCGTACTCAGCTTTCGAACCTGCTGACCTATATGGACGGTAAAAACGGCGCGGAGGAGCTGATCGCAAAAATTTTGCAGGACCCCACGTTGCTGAAGTCGCTGGGGCATCTGGCGAAATCGGATGAAGCAGCAAAAGGTGATGAGGAATAA